The segment ATTATCTTATAGATGGGTATGTAGAAATCCAGATTCACATACAAGACATATTTTCAAAGATGTTTTAGACAAGGCTAACTATCCTGATTGTGATACATTTAATGTAACAAGTGAAGTTACAAGTGCAACAACTATTGTTCAAACAGTTTTACACTCAGATAAAAATGATACTCCAACAGTTTCAATTGTTTCAAGAAATGCTATTGAATCATTAATTAATGCTGGTGCATTATATGAATCAAGAATAGGTAATCACAAAATGACTAGAAAGTTATATATTGCCTATAGAAAAGATAGAAAACATGATGCATTTATTGAAAATGTAGTTGACTATTTACTTAAAATAGAAAGATAAAATACTAAGAGTTTTCTCTTAGTATTTATTTTAATACTTTAATCCCTCTTTTATTAGAGCTTTTCTAATCTTACTTATTTGAGAGTGTTTATTTTTACACCACATTGGTGATAATAAAGTTGAATCATCAATTCCAGCAGTAATCCTTTGAACTGATACATTTTCAGGTAAATTTTTAATTGATTTAACCACTGTATCAACATATAAATCTTCAGAAATTGGTGTAAACTTTCCTTTTTTATAATCTTTTGTCAATAGAGTATTTTTAACTACGTATAAAGGATGAAATTTAATCGAATCTACTTTTAACTCAAGGGTTTTGTTAAAACTATCTAACATCATTTTTTGGTCTTCACCAGGAAGTCCATAAATTAAATGCCCACAAACTTTTAAACCTCTTTGTTTAGTTTTGTTAATCCATTTAAACATATTAGCTGAATCATCACCCCGATTGATTTTTTCCAAGGTTTCATCATAAAAAGATTGAATCCCATATTCAACCCAAATCTCTTTTTCTTTGTTTAACTCTTCTAAAAAGTCTAAAATTTCATCTGTCATACAATCAGTTCTTGTTCCAATTGAAAGACCTATTACATTATCAAAAGAAAGTGCTTTTGTATATAAAGCTTTTAATGTTTCTAAAGGAGCATAAGTATTTGTAAAAGATTGAAAATATACTATAAATTTATTTGCACCAAATTTATTAGTAAGTCTTTGTTTTGTTGCATTAAATTGCAGTTCTAATTGTTTTAATTGGTTATCTAAAAAAGGATTTTTTTCAACTCTTGGATTAAGTTTAAAGCTTGGTTTTTTCTCTTGCAGATTTGGAGAAAAAGAATCATTTTCGCAAAAGGTGCATCCACCTTTTGCAACTGTCCCATCAATATTTGGACAAGTAAAACCTGAGATTGATATTGGAGTTTTATAAACTGTTTCTCCAAATTTTTCTCTAAAGTATCTTCCTATTGTAAGAACTTCTTTGTTTTTAATTTTATTGATTGAGTTTTCCTTATTTCCTAACGAAATAGTCACCGT is part of the Arcobacter arenosus genome and harbors:
- a CDS encoding TIGR01212 family radical SAM protein (This family includes YhcC from E. coli K-12, an uncharacterized radical SAM protein.), whose amino-acid sequence is MSLGNKENSINKIKNKEVLTIGRYFREKFGETVYKTPISISGFTCPNIDGTVAKGGCTFCENDSFSPNLQEKKPSFKLNPRVEKNPFLDNQLKQLELQFNATKQRLTNKFGANKFIVYFQSFTNTYAPLETLKALYTKALSFDNVIGLSIGTRTDCMTDEILDFLEELNKEKEIWVEYGIQSFYDETLEKINRGDDSANMFKWINKTKQRGLKVCGHLIYGLPGEDQKMMLDSFNKTLELKVDSIKFHPLYVVKNTLLTKDYKKGKFTPISEDLYVDTVVKSIKNLPENVSVQRITAGIDDSTLLSPMWCKNKHSQISKIRKALIKEGLKY